One genomic segment of Candidatus Effluviviaceae Genus V sp. includes these proteins:
- the nrdD gene encoding anaerobic ribonucleoside-triphosphate reductase, with amino-acid sequence MSSVNEEKTSLDEMVALDESDSPTDGVATADPSDSTSHVDTVEPAVGDGEPSPRLTLYMDEEEVLGLHRRLASKLFRLVRKRSGQIVPFDRKKITTAIFKAAQEVGGRDREVAERLTDEVLLYLYSEKDSNLPQVEDIQDAIEKVLIERGHAKTAKAFILYRDRRSQVRQKTVNAKLAEIEQKRAEAALDATDLALFVRTSGDDMVVWDREKIIETLIREADVSVELAEKISREVENQIVLSQTKVITAPLVRELVDAKLVEHGQEAARRKYTRLGVPLYDAERIILMPNKENANIPHNPEATNMTLAESVKKQYALLAAFSQDISDAHARGDIHLHDLGFFDRPYCSGQSLEYVKKFGLSLPNALSIAKPAKHPDILLAHMVKFSAALQGHFAGAIGWDAVNVFFSPFLEGMSDRDVHQLAEMLVFEYSQQSVARGGQAIFSDINIYWETPKHFADVMAIGPGGTYTGRTYKDYEKEAQRFAFALFDIYMEGDGTGRPFFFPKPLVHITDQFFRTPGHEEFLLHISDVAAEMGNTYFVFDRGETAKISECCRLSFKLEQSDIEDAAEPWRMRYSALQNVTLNLPRAAYLAKGDEAKLFEAIDQFFALAVKAHQEKRGVIEKLLAMGDNGPLALLTMDLDGQQYLRMHRVTFLIGLLGLNELVQSHMGCELHESEEAFRLGLKVIAHLKLACEKASKATGMRFVLEQTPAESCAYRMAKLDLEHFPEQASAVVKGSPGLGEVYYTNSTFLNVSEKISPIERIKREGKFHDMIEAGALSHVWIADSRPDKEAVASFVKKTFHHTRNAQIAFSPEFTTCNTCMKVTRGLVEECPYCASREVDGITRVTGYFSKVSGWNSGKKGELEDRHRSAVE; translated from the coding sequence ATGTCATCTGTGAACGAGGAGAAGACCTCGCTGGACGAGATGGTCGCGCTCGATGAGAGCGACTCGCCGACCGACGGCGTCGCGACCGCGGACCCCTCCGATTCCACGTCGCACGTGGACACGGTGGAGCCCGCTGTCGGCGATGGTGAGCCGTCGCCTCGGCTCACGCTCTACATGGACGAGGAAGAGGTGCTCGGTCTCCACAGGAGACTCGCGAGCAAGCTCTTCCGTCTCGTCCGGAAGCGCAGCGGCCAGATCGTGCCGTTCGACCGGAAGAAGATCACGACGGCCATCTTCAAGGCGGCCCAGGAGGTGGGCGGCCGCGACCGCGAGGTCGCCGAGCGCCTGACCGACGAGGTGCTCCTGTACCTCTACTCCGAGAAGGACTCCAACCTCCCACAGGTAGAGGACATACAGGATGCCATCGAGAAGGTCCTGATTGAGCGCGGGCACGCGAAGACGGCCAAGGCGTTCATCCTCTACAGAGACCGGCGGTCGCAGGTGCGGCAGAAGACCGTGAACGCGAAGCTGGCCGAGATCGAGCAGAAGCGGGCCGAGGCAGCGCTCGACGCGACCGATCTCGCGCTCTTCGTCCGGACCTCCGGCGACGACATGGTCGTCTGGGACCGCGAGAAGATCATCGAGACGCTCATCCGAGAGGCGGACGTGTCGGTCGAGCTCGCCGAGAAGATCTCGCGCGAGGTCGAGAACCAGATCGTCCTCTCGCAGACGAAGGTCATCACCGCGCCGCTCGTCCGTGAGCTGGTCGACGCGAAGCTCGTCGAGCACGGACAGGAGGCCGCGCGCCGCAAGTACACGCGTCTCGGCGTACCGCTCTACGACGCCGAGCGGATCATCCTGATGCCGAACAAGGAGAACGCGAATATTCCTCACAACCCGGAAGCGACGAACATGACGCTTGCCGAGTCTGTGAAGAAGCAGTACGCGCTGCTCGCCGCCTTCAGTCAGGACATCTCCGACGCGCACGCCCGGGGCGACATCCATCTGCACGACCTCGGGTTCTTCGACCGCCCGTACTGCTCGGGCCAGTCGCTCGAGTACGTGAAGAAGTTCGGGCTGTCGCTCCCGAACGCGCTCTCCATCGCGAAGCCGGCGAAGCACCCCGACATCCTCCTGGCGCACATGGTGAAGTTCTCCGCTGCGCTCCAGGGGCACTTCGCGGGAGCGATCGGGTGGGACGCCGTCAACGTGTTCTTCTCGCCGTTCCTCGAGGGAATGAGCGACCGGGACGTCCATCAGCTCGCCGAGATGCTCGTCTTCGAGTACTCGCAGCAGAGCGTCGCGCGCGGCGGCCAGGCGATCTTCAGCGACATCAACATCTACTGGGAGACGCCGAAGCACTTCGCCGACGTCATGGCGATCGGGCCGGGCGGCACGTACACGGGCCGCACCTACAAGGACTACGAGAAGGAGGCGCAGCGCTTCGCGTTCGCCCTCTTCGACATCTACATGGAGGGCGACGGGACGGGGAGGCCGTTCTTCTTCCCGAAGCCGCTCGTTCACATCACGGACCAGTTCTTCAGAACGCCCGGCCACGAGGAGTTTCTGCTCCACATCTCCGATGTGGCCGCCGAGATGGGCAACACCTACTTCGTGTTCGACCGCGGCGAGACGGCCAAGATCTCCGAGTGCTGCCGGCTCTCCTTCAAGCTCGAGCAGTCTGACATCGAGGACGCCGCCGAGCCGTGGAGGATGCGCTACTCGGCGCTCCAGAACGTCACGCTCAACCTGCCGCGCGCCGCGTATCTGGCGAAGGGCGACGAGGCGAAGCTCTTCGAGGCGATCGACCAGTTCTTCGCCCTCGCGGTCAAGGCGCACCAGGAGAAGCGCGGCGTCATCGAGAAGCTCCTGGCTATGGGCGACAACGGCCCGCTGGCGCTTCTGACCATGGACCTCGACGGGCAGCAGTATCTCCGCATGCACCGCGTGACGTTCCTGATCGGGCTCCTCGGTCTCAACGAGCTCGTTCAGAGCCACATGGGGTGCGAGCTTCACGAGTCGGAGGAGGCGTTCCGTCTCGGGCTCAAGGTCATCGCGCACCTGAAGCTGGCCTGCGAGAAGGCGTCGAAGGCGACGGGCATGCGCTTCGTGCTCGAGCAGACCCCGGCCGAGTCGTGCGCCTACCGCATGGCGAAGCTCGACCTCGAGCACTTCCCGGAGCAGGCGTCGGCCGTCGTGAAGGGAAGCCCGGGGCTGGGCGAGGTGTACTACACGAACTCGACCTTCCTGAACGTCTCGGAGAAGATCAGCCCGATCGAGCGCATCAAGCGCGAGGGCAAGTTCCACGACATGATCGAGGCGGGCGCTCTCTCCCACGTCTGGATAGCCGACAGCAGGCCCGACAAGGAGGCCGTCGCCAGCTTCGTGAAGAAGACGTTCCACCACACGAGGAACGCGCAGATCGCCTTCTCCCCGGAGTTCACCACCTGCAACACGTGCATGAAGGTGACGCGCGGCCTGGTGGAGGAGTGCCCCTACTGCGCCTCGCGCGAGGTCGACGGCATCACGCGGGTGACCGGGTACTTCTCGAAGGTCTCCGGCTGGAACAGCGGCAAGAAGGGCGAACTCGAGGACAGGCACAGGAGCGCGGTCGAATGA
- a CDS encoding cytidine deaminase: MARRRPSWDEYFMDIARLVAGRSTCLRRQVGAIIVKDRRVLASGYNGAPSGLPHCDETGCVRERHKVPSGERHELCRGIHAEQNAIIQSANYGTGIDGATIYSTYHPCSVCAKMIINAGIVRVVTDDTYPDDLAVELLRDAGVRVEALAPVSE, from the coding sequence ATGGCCCGAAGGCGGCCCAGCTGGGACGAGTACTTCATGGACATCGCGCGGCTCGTGGCCGGGCGCTCGACGTGTCTCAGACGGCAGGTCGGCGCCATCATCGTCAAGGACCGCCGCGTGCTCGCGTCGGGTTACAACGGCGCGCCGTCTGGACTGCCGCACTGCGACGAGACCGGGTGCGTCCGCGAGCGCCACAAGGTCCCGTCGGGGGAGCGCCACGAGCTCTGCCGCGGCATTCACGCGGAGCAGAACGCGATCATCCAGTCGGCCAACTACGGGACCGGCATCGACGGCGCCACCATCTACTCGACCTACCATCCGTGCTCGGTCTGCGCGAAGATGATCATCAACGCCGGCATCGTCCGCGTCGTGACCGACGACACCTATCCGGACGACCTCGCCGTCGAGCTTCTGCGTGACGCGGGCGTCCGGGTGGAGGCGCTCGCGCCCGTCTCCGAGTAG
- a CDS encoding aminotransferase class I/II-fold pyridoxal phosphate-dependent enzyme: MARLKDVDPKIHEAVQNEVRRQTETVELIASENFTSEAVREAVGSVMTNKYAEGYPFFRRKDGTINWDRNGRYYGGCEHVDTAENLAIERAKELFGADHANVQPHSGSQANMGVYFALLETGDTYFGMKLAHGGHLTHGHPISFSGMFFDVVHYGVDEKTEVIDFAALEKLALERKPKLIVAGASAYPRTLDFAAFREIADKVGAYLMVDMAHIAGLIAAGLHPSPVPHADAVTTTTHKTLRGPRGGMILMKEDVARAIDKSVFPGIQGGPLMHVIAGKAVCLHEAMQPAFREYQQRILDNAQHMAEAFKRHGFRLVADGTDTHLVLVDLREKGVTGRDAEKGLEKAGITINKNTIPFDPEKPFVASGIRVGTPAITTRGMGKDEIDRIVALIDRAITNLDDESVLESVRKDVLDLTAGFPLVDGEERPV; encoded by the coding sequence ATGGCGAGGCTCAAGGACGTCGATCCGAAGATCCACGAGGCCGTGCAGAACGAGGTCCGCAGGCAGACCGAGACGGTCGAGCTCATCGCGTCGGAGAACTTCACGAGCGAGGCGGTCAGGGAGGCCGTGGGGTCAGTGATGACGAACAAGTACGCCGAGGGCTACCCCTTCTTCCGGCGCAAGGACGGGACCATCAACTGGGACCGGAACGGCCGGTACTACGGGGGGTGTGAGCACGTCGACACGGCCGAGAACCTCGCCATTGAGCGCGCCAAGGAGCTTTTCGGGGCCGACCACGCGAACGTCCAGCCGCACTCCGGCAGTCAGGCCAACATGGGCGTCTACTTCGCGCTGCTCGAGACCGGCGACACATACTTCGGGATGAAGCTGGCGCACGGCGGCCACCTGACGCACGGCCATCCCATCAGCTTCTCCGGGATGTTCTTCGACGTCGTCCACTACGGCGTCGACGAGAAGACCGAGGTCATCGACTTCGCCGCTCTCGAGAAGCTCGCGCTCGAGCGCAAGCCGAAGCTCATCGTCGCCGGCGCCAGCGCGTATCCGCGGACGCTCGACTTCGCGGCGTTCCGGGAGATCGCGGACAAGGTCGGCGCGTATCTCATGGTCGACATGGCGCACATCGCCGGACTCATCGCGGCGGGGCTCCATCCGAGTCCGGTGCCGCACGCCGACGCGGTGACGACGACGACGCACAAGACGCTCCGCGGTCCGCGCGGCGGCATGATCCTGATGAAGGAGGACGTCGCCAGGGCCATCGACAAGTCGGTCTTCCCGGGCATCCAGGGCGGGCCTCTCATGCACGTCATCGCCGGCAAGGCGGTCTGTCTCCACGAAGCGATGCAGCCGGCGTTCAGGGAGTACCAGCAGCGTATCCTGGACAACGCACAGCACATGGCCGAGGCGTTCAAGCGCCACGGGTTCCGCCTGGTCGCCGACGGCACCGACACTCATCTCGTGCTCGTCGACCTGAGGGAGAAGGGTGTGACCGGACGCGACGCAGAGAAGGGGCTCGAGAAGGCGGGGATCACCATCAACAAGAACACGATCCCGTTCGACCCCGAGAAGCCGTTCGTCGCGAGCGGCATCAGGGTCGGCACGCCGGCCATCACGACGCGCGGCATGGGGAAGGACGAGATCGACCGGATCGTCGCCCTCATCGACCGGGCGATCACGAACCTCGACGACGAGAGCGTGCTCGAGTCGGTGAGGAAGGACGTCCTCGACCTGACGGCGGGCTTCCCGCTGGTCGACGGTGAGGAGCGGCCCGTCTAG